The Oceanidesulfovibrio indonesiensis genomic sequence GGAGATATCGTTATCGGGAACGACGTCTGGCTGGGGCAGGACGTGCTCCTCCTGGGCGGCGTGACCATAGGCGACGGCGCCGTGGTTGGCGCGGGAGCGGTGGTCAGCAAGGACGTGCCGCCATACGCCGTGGCGGTCGGGAATCCGGCCCGGGTGGTGAAGCGCCGGTTCTCCGATTCCGAGATCGAGACGCTGCTGCGCATCCGCTGGTGGGACTGGCCGCTGGAGAAGGTTCGCGCCAACGTCCATCTGCTCATGAGCGGAGACGTGGGCGCACTGGTCCGGGTCGCGGAGCAGCCATGACCTCGTTCGTTCCCGAGGCGGCCCTGTCACTCGGCGTTGTCGCGGAGCGCAAAT encodes the following:
- a CDS encoding CatB-related O-acetyltransferase, with translation MVKVPYLSDIAEHDTRLTAGEHSYGEIEINGSGAHVYVGRFCSIAENVRAVIVGHNLDHVSTYPFNALFHDWPEARELSGHPVCKGDIVIGNDVWLGQDVLLLGGVTIGDGAVVGAGAVVSKDVPPYAVAVGNPARVVKRRFSDSEIETLLRIRWWDWPLEKVRANVHLLMSGDVGALVRVAEQP